In Desulfonatronum thioautotrophicum, a genomic segment contains:
- a CDS encoding FMN-binding protein, translating to MKKDSLPYVLGFMLAISAFFGTGVSLVHHSTKDMLARNEQMHRNRTIAHAFDLPVAGRDADAFAAAVEEHVRESRLPTDQRNWTVFERTTEAVETSETDRGDIGFIFQGQGVWDLIRGVIVLSPDLETVRNLRFLEHGETPGLGGRIEEDWFLEQFQGVRIAWDRPRDSRLIIGTALDPDAANRVDAITGATGTSQALMEMLNRDLHNFRQAFQDNQHTLETES from the coding sequence ATGAAAAAGGACTCCCTTCCCTATGTTCTCGGTTTCATGTTGGCCATCAGCGCGTTCTTTGGAACCGGTGTCTCCCTGGTACACCACAGTACCAAGGACATGCTGGCCCGCAACGAACAAATGCACCGCAACCGGACGATTGCCCATGCCTTTGACCTGCCTGTGGCAGGCCGGGATGCCGATGCCTTTGCCGCCGCGGTAGAGGAGCATGTGCGGGAAAGCAGACTGCCCACGGACCAGCGCAACTGGACGGTCTTTGAACGAACCACCGAGGCCGTTGAAACCTCGGAGACGGACCGTGGGGACATCGGATTCATTTTTCAGGGTCAGGGGGTTTGGGACCTTATCCGCGGGGTGATCGTACTCAGCCCGGATCTGGAAACCGTCCGCAACCTCCGGTTCCTGGAGCACGGCGAAACGCCGGGCCTTGGTGGGCGGATTGAGGAAGACTGGTTTCTCGAACAGTTCCAAGGCGTACGCATTGCCTGGGACCGCCCCCGGGACAGCCGGCTGATTATCGGAACCGCCCTGGACCCGGACGCTGCCAACCGCGTGGACGCCATCACCGGAGCCACGGGAACCTCCCAGGCGCTGATGGAGATGCTCAACAGGGATCTGCACAATTTCCGCCAAGCCTTTCAAGACAACCAGCACACCCTGGAAACCGAGAGCTGA
- the rsxE gene encoding electron transport complex subunit RsxE, with amino-acid sequence MAETSKSIFEKGIWAENPVYRQVLGICSALAVTNMLTNTLLMCAGVIFTTAMSNLTVSILRNYIPTRIRMMVQVLIIASFVMMVDIMIRATAPDIHRFIGPYVGLIITNCIIMGRAEAFASQNRPWPSLLDGLATGLGYSFVLIAIALVREPLGFGTILGYSLPAKDLWWQSWTIMIMPPGAFFTLGLLTWWARAKTDPSVKE; translated from the coding sequence ATGGCCGAAACCTCGAAAAGCATCTTTGAAAAGGGCATCTGGGCCGAGAATCCGGTTTATCGTCAGGTCTTGGGCATCTGCTCGGCTCTGGCCGTGACCAACATGCTGACCAACACTTTGCTGATGTGCGCCGGGGTGATCTTCACTACGGCCATGTCCAACCTGACCGTCTCCATCCTGCGTAACTACATTCCCACCCGGATCCGCATGATGGTCCAGGTGCTGATCATCGCCAGCTTCGTGATGATGGTGGACATCATGATCCGAGCGACGGCTCCGGATATTCACCGCTTTATCGGCCCCTACGTTGGTCTGATCATCACCAACTGCATCATCATGGGTCGGGCCGAGGCCTTTGCCAGCCAAAACCGCCCCTGGCCGTCGCTCCTGGATGGCCTGGCCACCGGCCTGGGCTACTCCTTCGTGCTCATCGCCATTGCCCTGGTTCGCGAACCCCTGGGCTTTGGAACCATACTCGGCTACTCCCTGCCGGCCAAGGATCTGTGGTGGCAATCCTGGACCATCATGATCATGCCGCCCGGCGCCTTCTTCACCCTGGGCCTGCTCACCTGGTGGGCCCGGGCCAAGACGGACCCCAGTGTAAAGGAATAA
- a CDS encoding RelA/SpoT family protein has protein sequence MIRIHEILDKVSGYMSPEDMNLIQKAYVFSAAAHAGQTRLSGEPYLFHPLEVANSLAEMKLDKASIAAGLLHDTVEDTKVTIKEVAAEFGNDVAKIVAGTTKISKMSFHSKEEAQAENIRKMILAMADDIRVLMVKLADRLHNMRTLEFQKNIKQRLIAKETLDIYAPLANRLGLYRVKVQLEDLSLRYLKPDIYQQIANGVQQHQSVGQEYIGKVISMIEELLETNKISGRVKGRIKHIYSIYHKMLQQGLNLDQVYDLIAFRTIVGSIKDCYAVLGLVHSLWKPVPGRFKDYISMPKKNMYQSLHTTVFGPDGERIEIQIRTEDMNRLAEYGVAAHWQYKEGAKGKDRDVDRFSWLRQILDWQQDLENPREFMASLRIDLFQDEVYVFTPRGDVKELPEGATPVDFAYLVHTEVGNHCTGARVNGRLVPLSTPLHNGDTVEIITDSGRHPSKDWLRFVKTAKAKARIKHWVRTEERDRSIAFAREIMEKEGRKVGVNMAKAMKDGRFDNVVEELNFKTPEDLLTAVGYARITPRQVLNRMLPAEQKTAEAREERPPVTPEPTKPAKSKGISIKGVDDILVQFAKCCNPLPGDPIVGFISRGRGAIVHTVDCPNVAHLEPERMLDVYWEGDASKPFPAKIRIICKNVPGVLGEISMLMAGEAMNIDSGSFHSRPDGKTEMLFQVDVRDSAHLYGVIEKISQLDSVVEVVRLTEK, from the coding sequence ATGATCCGCATCCATGAAATTTTGGACAAGGTCTCCGGATATATGTCTCCGGAAGACATGAATCTGATTCAGAAAGCCTACGTTTTCTCCGCGGCGGCCCATGCCGGCCAAACTCGTCTTTCCGGGGAACCCTATCTTTTTCACCCTTTGGAAGTGGCCAACTCCCTGGCTGAAATGAAACTGGACAAAGCGTCCATTGCCGCCGGCCTGCTGCATGACACCGTGGAGGATACCAAGGTGACCATCAAGGAGGTCGCCGCGGAATTCGGTAACGACGTGGCCAAGATCGTTGCCGGGACCACCAAGATCAGCAAGATGAGCTTTCACTCCAAGGAGGAGGCCCAGGCCGAGAACATCCGCAAAATGATCCTGGCCATGGCCGATGACATCCGGGTACTGATGGTCAAGTTGGCAGACCGTCTGCACAACATGCGGACCCTGGAATTCCAGAAAAACATCAAGCAGCGTCTGATCGCCAAGGAGACTTTGGATATCTACGCTCCCCTGGCCAACCGACTCGGTCTGTATCGGGTCAAGGTCCAGCTGGAGGATTTGAGCCTGCGATATCTGAAGCCGGATATCTATCAACAAATCGCCAACGGCGTCCAGCAGCATCAAAGTGTCGGCCAGGAGTACATCGGCAAGGTCATCTCCATGATCGAGGAACTGCTGGAGACCAACAAAATATCCGGGCGGGTCAAAGGGCGGATCAAGCACATTTACAGTATCTACCACAAGATGCTGCAGCAAGGATTGAATCTGGATCAGGTCTACGATTTGATCGCCTTTCGGACCATCGTCGGTTCCATCAAAGACTGCTACGCCGTGCTGGGGTTGGTTCACTCCTTGTGGAAGCCCGTTCCGGGAAGATTCAAGGACTACATCTCCATGCCCAAGAAGAATATGTACCAAAGCCTGCACACCACGGTTTTCGGTCCGGATGGAGAGCGCATCGAGATTCAGATTCGTACCGAGGATATGAATCGTCTGGCTGAATACGGGGTTGCGGCCCATTGGCAATACAAGGAGGGAGCCAAGGGCAAGGATAGAGATGTGGATCGATTTTCCTGGCTGCGTCAGATCTTGGATTGGCAGCAGGATTTGGAGAATCCACGTGAATTCATGGCCTCGTTGCGGATCGATTTGTTTCAAGATGAAGTTTATGTGTTCACGCCTCGGGGAGACGTCAAGGAACTGCCGGAAGGGGCAACACCCGTGGACTTCGCCTACCTGGTGCATACCGAAGTGGGCAATCACTGCACCGGTGCCCGGGTCAATGGGAGATTGGTGCCCTTGTCCACCCCGTTGCACAATGGCGACACCGTGGAGATCATTACGGACTCCGGTCGGCATCCCAGCAAGGATTGGCTGAGATTCGTCAAGACCGCCAAGGCCAAGGCCCGGATCAAACATTGGGTGCGCACCGAGGAGCGGGATCGGAGCATTGCCTTTGCCCGCGAGATTATGGAGAAGGAAGGCCGCAAGGTCGGCGTAAACATGGCCAAGGCCATGAAGGATGGGCGGTTCGACAACGTCGTGGAGGAGTTGAACTTCAAAACCCCGGAGGATCTCCTGACCGCCGTGGGTTATGCCCGAATCACGCCCAGGCAGGTGCTCAACCGGATGCTGCCCGCGGAGCAGAAGACAGCGGAAGCTCGGGAAGAGCGGCCACCCGTGACACCGGAGCCGACCAAGCCGGCAAAAAGCAAGGGGATCAGCATCAAGGGCGTGGACGACATTCTGGTTCAGTTCGCCAAGTGCTGCAATCCGTTGCCCGGTGACCCCATTGTCGGGTTCATCAGTCGTGGGCGTGGCGCCATCGTGCATACCGTAGACTGCCCGAACGTGGCCCATCTGGAACCGGAGCGCATGCTGGACGTGTATTGGGAGGGCGATGCGAGCAAGCCGTTCCCCGCCAAGATCCGGATCATCTGCAAGAACGTTCCCGGCGTGCTGGGCGAGATCAGCATGCTCATGGCCGGGGAGGCCATGAACATTGATTCCGGATCATTTCACTCCCGGCCGGACGGCAAGACGGAAATGCTGTTTCAGGTCGATGTTCGGGACTCAGCCCACCTGTACGGCGTCATTGAGAAGATCAGCCAATTGGATTCCGTGGTGGAGGTGGTTCGGCTCACTGAAAAGTGA
- a CDS encoding DEAD/DEAH box helicase translates to MGKGEEAEVLHAAQRFIQENVPEYIASGAQALIAAEGDYKVSLKKFDDHWDVSGQFQTDDFQVYNAELGINLKDPNANFFCNCPDSFSGVCRHVAATALHLVSSLQSDNQEDMPKLRTEWRKTFRQFFAMEVEPEAGKQYFIVRFYPEPKRLQVAFFRARQNKSGISQVTVPITLEQLVRNPEWSELSPELPQIAERIGQHLEYFGHRVDIPQGLLTWFLWGVKNEYYLRWEDTDQPVRVESKTLRLQIRPKLSEDGLNFDLLLGRDGKTPFSITGQELYFYGQFPLWVCWRRQFLPVQTGLDPQLVQNLVEEQPIVPHGDIAEFLDRVWTKIPASDLIGQEDFLERMQPIFVPATYDPKLFLDEEGSFLTLQIQNTYATEHGEITLDAPNPDLQTGSYQHGGKAYLLRRDQEKEAALISKLTSLNFQARSPETWFLEPEEAITFLLDAYPEMIQEYRVFGEQSLTRYKVRLADPEVVAVLETQEDKAEDKWFNLDISVDYEGERVPIEKIWKAWTQGKRYVQLKDGSYTRLPESWLKTLGHRLESLGIDPEKPLKRKFKQFEAPVLDKILEDLPETSTDDFWQDLRLKIHDFESVEQIEAPKGLQADLRPYQLQGLSYLNFLRKYGFGGILADEMGLGKTVQTLAFIQHMLSKKHEGPNLIVVPTSVLPNWDREAQKFLPNLRRLLIYGINREPLFKQIPESDLVITTYALLRRDMDELMKHEFNSIILDEAQNIKNPNTITARSVRRLNARFRLCLSGTPIENNLLELWSLFEFLMPGFLGSQHAFHSGFVRPIKDGDEESLEQLRLRVKPFILRRKKADVAKDLPPKVENVYYCALEDEQMELYAAVAKKLKDQVLRNIDEQGMAKSQMSILDALLKLRQICCHPRLLRLDMPGVSTNISSGKFEAFKDLTTGIVEDGHKVLVFSQFVQMLHLIRGWLQTTNIPFTYLDGSSKDRFEQVDKFNNDESIRLFLISLKAGGTGLNLTSADYVIHYDPWWNPAVESQAIDRTHRIGQTKQVFAYKMICENTVEEKILKLQDQKRNVAESIIPGQDVWKNITRNDLEMLLDV, encoded by the coding sequence ATGGGTAAAGGTGAAGAAGCCGAAGTGCTGCACGCCGCGCAGCGTTTCATTCAAGAAAATGTCCCGGAGTACATCGCCTCTGGAGCGCAGGCGCTCATTGCGGCTGAAGGCGATTATAAGGTCTCCTTGAAAAAATTCGATGACCATTGGGATGTCTCCGGCCAATTCCAAACGGATGATTTCCAGGTCTACAATGCAGAACTGGGGATCAACCTCAAGGATCCCAACGCCAATTTTTTCTGCAATTGCCCGGACTCGTTTTCCGGTGTTTGCCGACATGTGGCCGCGACGGCCCTGCATCTTGTATCCTCTTTGCAAAGCGACAATCAAGAGGACATGCCCAAACTGCGGACCGAATGGCGCAAGACGTTTCGGCAATTCTTTGCCATGGAGGTGGAGCCGGAAGCCGGCAAGCAGTACTTCATCGTGCGCTTCTATCCGGAGCCCAAACGCCTACAGGTAGCCTTTTTCAGGGCCAGACAAAACAAATCCGGCATTTCCCAGGTTACCGTCCCGATCACCTTGGAACAACTGGTCCGCAACCCTGAATGGTCGGAACTTTCACCGGAATTGCCACAGATCGCCGAACGCATCGGGCAGCATCTGGAATATTTCGGGCACCGCGTCGACATCCCCCAGGGATTGCTGACCTGGTTTTTGTGGGGAGTCAAAAACGAATACTACCTGCGCTGGGAGGACACGGATCAACCGGTGCGCGTGGAAAGCAAAACATTGCGCCTGCAGATTCGTCCCAAGCTCTCCGAGGACGGCCTGAATTTCGACTTGCTGCTCGGCCGGGACGGCAAGACTCCTTTTTCCATAACCGGGCAAGAACTCTATTTTTACGGACAATTTCCACTCTGGGTCTGCTGGCGGCGGCAGTTCCTGCCGGTCCAGACCGGCCTGGATCCGCAGCTGGTCCAGAACCTTGTGGAGGAACAGCCCATTGTTCCCCACGGGGACATTGCTGAATTCCTTGACAGAGTCTGGACCAAGATTCCTGCATCCGACTTGATCGGGCAGGAAGACTTTCTGGAACGGATGCAGCCGATTTTTGTTCCAGCCACCTACGATCCAAAACTCTTTCTGGACGAGGAAGGCAGCTTCCTCACCCTGCAAATCCAGAACACCTACGCCACGGAACACGGTGAAATCACTCTGGACGCCCCCAACCCAGACCTGCAGACCGGCAGCTACCAGCATGGCGGCAAGGCGTATCTGCTCCGGCGGGACCAGGAAAAAGAAGCAGCTCTGATCAGCAAGCTGACATCACTGAATTTCCAGGCCCGTAGCCCGGAAACATGGTTTTTGGAGCCGGAGGAAGCCATCACCTTCCTTCTGGACGCTTACCCGGAAATGATCCAGGAGTACCGGGTGTTCGGAGAACAAAGTCTGACCCGCTATAAAGTGCGCTTGGCGGATCCCGAAGTGGTCGCTGTTTTGGAGACCCAGGAGGACAAGGCCGAAGACAAGTGGTTCAACCTGGACATTTCCGTGGACTACGAGGGCGAGCGGGTGCCCATTGAAAAAATCTGGAAAGCCTGGACCCAGGGCAAGCGCTATGTCCAACTCAAGGACGGTTCCTACACCCGACTTCCCGAATCCTGGTTGAAAACCCTCGGACACCGCTTGGAAAGCCTGGGCATTGATCCGGAAAAGCCGCTCAAACGCAAATTCAAGCAATTCGAGGCCCCGGTCCTGGACAAAATCCTGGAAGACCTTCCGGAGACCTCCACGGACGACTTTTGGCAGGATCTGCGGTTGAAAATCCACGACTTCGAATCCGTGGAGCAGATCGAGGCCCCCAAAGGACTGCAGGCTGACTTGCGTCCTTACCAGCTCCAGGGATTGAGCTACCTGAACTTCTTGCGCAAATACGGCTTCGGAGGAATTCTGGCGGATGAGATGGGGCTGGGCAAGACCGTTCAGACCCTGGCCTTTATCCAGCATATGCTCAGCAAAAAGCACGAGGGGCCGAACCTGATAGTTGTTCCCACCTCCGTGCTGCCCAACTGGGATCGGGAGGCCCAGAAGTTCCTTCCCAACCTTCGTCGGCTGCTGATCTACGGCATTAACCGCGAACCGCTGTTCAAACAGATTCCGGAATCGGATCTGGTGATCACCACCTATGCGCTGCTGCGCCGCGACATGGACGAGTTGATGAAGCACGAATTCAACAGCATCATCCTCGACGAGGCCCAAAACATCAAAAATCCGAATACCATCACGGCCCGATCCGTACGCCGACTGAACGCCCGGTTCCGGCTCTGTCTGTCAGGGACGCCCATCGAGAACAACCTCCTGGAGCTGTGGTCCCTGTTTGAGTTCCTGATGCCCGGCTTTCTCGGCTCCCAACATGCCTTTCACAGCGGCTTTGTCCGGCCGATCAAGGACGGGGATGAGGAATCCCTGGAGCAACTCCGGCTGCGGGTCAAGCCCTTTATCCTGCGCCGCAAAAAGGCCGACGTGGCCAAGGACCTGCCGCCCAAAGTGGAGAATGTCTACTACTGCGCGCTGGAAGACGAGCAAATGGAGCTGTATGCGGCCGTAGCCAAAAAGCTCAAGGACCAGGTGCTCAGGAATATCGACGAACAGGGCATGGCCAAGAGCCAGATGTCCATCCTGGACGCCCTGCTCAAGTTGCGCCAGATCTGCTGCCATCCACGATTGCTGCGCCTGGACATGCCCGGAGTGAGCACGAATATCAGCTCCGGCAAATTCGAGGCGTTCAAGGATTTGACCACGGGCATCGTGGAAGACGGCCACAAAGTCCTGGTCTTTTCCCAGTTCGTGCAGATGCTGCACCTGATCCGCGGCTGGCTGCAGACCACGAACATCCCCTTCACCTATCTGGACGGTTCCAGCAAAGATCGTTTCGAACAGGTGGACAAGTTCAACAACGACGAATCCATTCGTCTGTTCCTTATCTCGCTCAAGGCCGGCGGCACGGGCCTGAACCTGACTTCCGCGGACTATGTCATCCACTACGACCCCTGGTGGAACCCGGCAGTGGAAAGCCAGGCCATCGACCGCACCCACCGTATCGGTCAGACCAAACAGGTCTTTGCCTACAAGATGATCTGCGAGAACACGGTGGAGGAAAAAATCCTCAAGCTGCAGGACCAGAAGCGCAACGTGGCTGAATCCATCATCCCCGGTCAGGACGTCTGGAAGAACATCACCCGCAACGATCTGGAGATGCTTTTGGACGTATAG
- a CDS encoding mechanosensitive ion channel family protein, translated as MQEFQELMNDFWEIDWWGLGTSATVILIALAIGLTLHAVLFHVLRRAAPDQSDRVLALIPRHMAAPSRLLFPLLVLMVVAPTLVMPEELLETFRHVLSMAFILAVAWSLIRFAALLNELVLRRFQVNTRDNLKARKMHTQLGILRRILIFVISVIAVSSMLMTLENVRQIGVSLLASAGVIGIIVGFAAQRSISTLFAGIQVALTQPIRLDDVVIVEEEWGRIEEITLTYVVVRIWDQRRLIVPITYFMERPFQNWTRVSSDILGTVFLYVDYTVPVQELRRELQRILEDSPGWDGRVAGLQVTDAKERTVELRALVSAEDAGTAWDLRCHVREKLLEFLQREYPQALPRVRAEVETGGST; from the coding sequence ATGCAGGAATTTCAGGAATTGATGAACGATTTTTGGGAAATCGACTGGTGGGGACTGGGCACCTCCGCAACTGTGATCCTTATTGCCCTGGCGATCGGTTTGACACTGCACGCAGTGCTCTTTCATGTCTTGCGCCGGGCCGCGCCGGATCAGTCCGACAGAGTCCTGGCCCTGATTCCCCGGCACATGGCCGCGCCCTCCAGGCTGCTCTTCCCGTTGCTGGTGTTGATGGTCGTCGCTCCGACCCTGGTCATGCCCGAGGAACTGCTGGAAACGTTTCGCCACGTCTTGAGCATGGCATTCATTCTGGCCGTAGCCTGGTCCCTGATCCGTTTCGCGGCCCTGCTTAACGAGCTGGTGTTGCGCCGGTTTCAGGTCAATACCCGAGACAATCTGAAAGCCCGTAAGATGCACACGCAACTGGGGATTTTACGGCGGATTCTTATTTTCGTCATTTCAGTGATCGCCGTATCATCCATGTTGATGACTCTGGAAAACGTCCGACAAATCGGGGTCAGCTTGCTGGCTTCGGCCGGGGTGATCGGCATCATCGTCGGTTTCGCGGCCCAACGGAGCATCTCCACGTTGTTCGCCGGAATCCAGGTTGCCCTGACGCAGCCCATCCGATTGGACGACGTGGTCATCGTGGAAGAGGAGTGGGGGCGAATCGAGGAAATCACCCTGACCTATGTGGTGGTCCGAATCTGGGATCAGCGTCGGTTGATCGTGCCCATCACCTATTTCATGGAACGGCCTTTCCAGAACTGGACACGGGTTTCCTCGGACATTCTAGGCACGGTGTTTCTGTACGTGGATTATACCGTGCCGGTTCAGGAGCTGCGTCGCGAATTGCAGCGGATTCTGGAGGACAGCCCGGGATGGGACGGCCGGGTGGCCGGGTTGCAGGTCACGGATGCCAAGGAGCGCACCGTGGAACTGCGCGCCCTGGTGAGCGCCGAAGACGCGGGTACTGCCTGGGATCTGCGCTGTCATGTTCGTGAAAAACTGCTGGAGTTTCTCCAGCGCGAATATCCCCAGGCCTTGCCCAGGGTCCGGGCCGAGGTGGAAACCGGAGGTTCGACATGA
- a CDS encoding YkgJ family cysteine cluster protein, whose product MDVQHVYPEKRLNFPADETRLAWLALLLDAYSIVDQGVEQEIAKEAEAKGRNVACGEGCANCCRIHAAVPVYPLEMAGMAWYCTEQVAGETRQVLITQLEGFEQGDPCPFLVNDSCAVHALRPMACRQFNVFDTPCAEGEDPFYSRREDVLTPSEPFKNTAFRVTLPFYGIVDETDKDIAIKENHIHRQVRVLQQCNWKELAKKMRQFSAQQPSSNE is encoded by the coding sequence ATGGACGTGCAGCATGTCTACCCTGAGAAACGACTCAATTTTCCTGCAGACGAAACGAGATTAGCCTGGCTGGCCTTGCTTTTGGACGCATACTCCATCGTTGACCAAGGTGTGGAGCAAGAGATTGCCAAAGAGGCTGAAGCCAAGGGACGAAACGTGGCCTGCGGCGAGGGCTGCGCCAACTGTTGCCGGATTCATGCCGCAGTACCGGTCTACCCGTTGGAAATGGCCGGAATGGCTTGGTACTGCACCGAACAGGTGGCCGGGGAAACACGACAGGTGCTGATCACCCAGCTGGAGGGTTTTGAGCAGGGAGATCCCTGTCCGTTTTTGGTCAATGACAGCTGCGCGGTCCATGCCCTGCGTCCCATGGCCTGCCGGCAATTCAACGTGTTTGACACGCCTTGTGCCGAGGGTGAGGATCCGTTCTATAGTCGGCGCGAAGACGTGCTCACTCCCTCGGAACCATTCAAGAATACCGCGTTTCGGGTCACGCTGCCATTTTATGGCATAGTTGATGAAACGGACAAGGACATCGCAATCAAGGAAAACCATATCCACCGACAAGTTCGGGTGCTGCAGCAGTGCAATTGGAAAGAGCTGGCCAAAAAAATGCGTCAGTTCAGTGCGCAGCAACCAAGTTCAAATGAATAA
- a CDS encoding S1 family peptidase, giving the protein MRKLWTTMTLLGLLGTSLFVPCGAWSSQPESEFAVEKILGGRATDIRNWPWIVALLHAGVDDPFQAQFCGGTLLSGEWVVTAAHCVTDRSGALAYAPADLHLLIGRTDLRGDGGDRIPVAQIVVHPQYNPNTNESDLALLQLARQPVAGTMWGALPLIPPGDPAGLTSPGVPAWVAGWGSLGSGRGFPNVLQEAELPIVSQVALILAYPPPFFIVSDNMIGAGPGDGTRDTCQGDSGGPMIVRDGQGNAFLAGVTSWGLQCGTPGIYGVYVRMANYCGWVKGISGVGDCGGEGGGGGCTVASSRHFGGDWLILMFFLVAWVVWRRLGRTQSCSSETVVDLR; this is encoded by the coding sequence ATGAGGAAGCTTTGGACCACGATGACCTTGCTGGGGCTGTTGGGAACGTCACTGTTCGTTCCCTGCGGGGCGTGGAGTAGCCAGCCTGAAAGCGAATTCGCCGTGGAGAAAATTCTCGGCGGCCGGGCTACGGATATCCGGAACTGGCCGTGGATCGTGGCTCTTCTGCATGCCGGAGTGGACGATCCTTTTCAGGCCCAGTTTTGCGGTGGAACGCTGCTTTCCGGAGAGTGGGTCGTCACCGCGGCGCACTGCGTAACGGACCGAAGCGGCGCATTGGCCTATGCCCCAGCGGACCTGCACTTACTCATCGGCCGGACCGACCTGCGTGGGGATGGGGGTGACCGGATACCTGTTGCTCAGATAGTGGTTCACCCGCAATACAATCCGAATACAAACGAATCCGACTTGGCCTTGCTGCAATTAGCCAGGCAGCCGGTTGCGGGAACGATGTGGGGCGCCTTGCCGCTGATTCCGCCAGGAGATCCGGCAGGTCTGACCAGCCCCGGTGTACCGGCTTGGGTGGCGGGGTGGGGTTCGCTGGGGTCGGGTAGAGGCTTCCCCAACGTGCTCCAGGAGGCAGAGTTGCCCATTGTCAGTCAGGTCGCCCTGATTCTGGCCTATCCACCGCCATTTTTTATCGTTTCGGACAACATGATCGGTGCAGGACCCGGTGACGGCACTCGAGACACCTGTCAGGGGGACTCGGGTGGTCCAATGATTGTTCGAGACGGGCAGGGGAATGCCTTTCTGGCCGGAGTGACCAGTTGGGGATTGCAATGCGGAACTCCGGGAATCTATGGAGTTTACGTCCGAATGGCCAATTATTGCGGTTGGGTCAAGGGGATTTCCGGAGTTGGCGATTGCGGCGGAGAAGGTGGTGGCGGAGGATGCACCGTGGCTTCGAGCCGGCATTTTGGCGGCGACTGGCTGATCCTCATGTTTTTTTTGGTGGCTTGGGTGGTCTGGCGGCGTTTGGGAAGAACACAATCCTGCTCGTCCGAAACTGTGGTGGATTTACGCTGA
- the nifU gene encoding Fe-S cluster assembly protein NifU produces the protein MWDYTDKVRDHFLNPRNAGPMEDPTVVGEVGSLACGDALKLFLKIDDTGRITDATFQTFGCASAIASSSVLTELLKGKTVDEAAAITNKEIATELGGLPREKMHCSVMGQEALESALKRFRGELEPLAKPEGEIVCKCFGVTDVQIRRAITENGLTTVEEITDYTKAGGGCGECVLDLERILAETRGTEPAKTKPAAPQRKLTNLQRMQLVTKVIDEEIRPSLKKDRGDIELLDIEGPKVLVSMRGACSGCPSSQLTIKELVQRRLRDAVDPEIVVEEVRS, from the coding sequence ATGTGGGATTACACCGACAAAGTGCGCGACCATTTTCTCAACCCCCGGAACGCGGGTCCGATGGAGGATCCCACGGTGGTGGGCGAGGTGGGTAGCCTGGCCTGTGGCGACGCGCTGAAGCTTTTTTTGAAAATCGACGATACCGGCCGCATCACCGACGCGACGTTCCAGACTTTCGGCTGCGCCAGCGCCATAGCTTCCAGCTCCGTGCTCACGGAACTGCTCAAAGGCAAGACCGTGGACGAGGCCGCGGCCATCACCAACAAGGAAATTGCCACGGAACTGGGTGGCCTGCCCCGCGAAAAGATGCACTGTTCGGTCATGGGCCAGGAAGCCCTGGAGTCAGCCCTGAAACGCTTCCGCGGCGAGCTGGAGCCCTTGGCCAAACCTGAAGGCGAGATCGTCTGCAAATGCTTTGGTGTTACCGACGTCCAGATTCGTCGAGCCATTACGGAAAACGGCCTGACCACCGTGGAGGAAATTACCGATTACACCAAGGCCGGTGGCGGTTGCGGCGAGTGCGTCCTGGATCTGGAACGCATCCTGGCCGAAACCCGAGGCACGGAGCCGGCCAAAACCAAGCCCGCCGCGCCCCAGCGCAAGCTGACCAACCTTCAGCGGATGCAGCTGGTGACCAAGGTCATTGACGAGGAGATCCGCCCCAGCCTGAAGAAGGATCGTGGGGATATCGAGCTGCTGGATATCGAAGGCCCCAAGGTGCTGGTCTCCATGCGTGGAGCCTGCTCCGGCTGTCCTTCCAGCCAGTTGACCATCAAGGAACTGGTTCAACGCCGACTCCGCGATGCCGTGGACCCGGAAATCGTCGTGGAGGAGGTGCGATCATGA